The proteins below come from a single Pieris brassicae chromosome 1, ilPieBrab1.1, whole genome shotgun sequence genomic window:
- the LOC123716009 gene encoding moesin/ezrin/radixin homolog 1 isoform X3 produces MPKSMNVRVTTMDAELEFAIQQTTTGKQLFDQVVKTIGLREVWFFGLQYTDSKGDLTWIKLYKKVMQQDVKKENPLQFKFRAKFYPEDVADELIQEITLKLFYLQVKNAILSDEIYCPPETSVLLASYAVQARHGDHNPSMHGPGFLANDRLLPQRVTDQHKMSREEWEQSITNWWQEHRGMLREDAMMEYLKIAQDLEMYGVNYFEIRNKKNTELWLGVDALGLNIYEKDDKLTPKIGFPWSEIRNISFNDRKFIIKPIDKKAPDFVFFAPRVRVNKRILALCMGNHELYMRRRKPDTIDVQQMKAQAREEKLAKQAQREKLQLEIAARERAEKKQQEYEDRLRQMQEEMERSQANLVEAQEMIRRLEEQLKQLQAAKDELEKRQNELHAMMQRLEETKNMEAAERQKLEDEILAKQMEVSRIQQEVEIKDTETRRLQEEVEEARRKQDEAAAMLAAAITPQHHHVNEGRRGGSEGEAEGEGGSGDGSDGGSESGVGELTGAPDDLVDPLAERRTLAEKNERLHSQLKALKQDLAQSRDETKETAMDKIHRENVRQGRDKYKTLREIRKGNTKRRVDQFENM; encoded by the exons ATGAATGTCCGGGTGACGACGATGGACGCGGAACTGGAGTTCGCGATCCAGCAGACGACCACAGGCAAGCAGCTCTTCGATCAGGTGGTCAAGACCATCGGTCTGCGAGAGGTGTGGTTCTTTGGACTCCAGTACACCGACTCCAAGGGTGACCTTACATGGATCAAGCTATACAAGAAG GTGATGCAACAGGATGTGAAGAAGGAGAATCCGCTGCAGTTCAAATTCCGTGCTAAATTCTACCCTGAGGATGTCGCCGATGAGCTCATACAGGAGATCACGTTGAAGCTCTTCTATCTTCAG GTTAAGAATGCGATCCTTTCCGACGAAATATACTGTCCGCCTGAAACGTCCGTGTTATTGGCCTCATACGCAGTTCAAGCGAGACATGGAGACCACAACCCTTCCATGCATGGACCTGGCTTCCTTGCCAATGACCGCCTTCTGCCCCAGAGAGTCACCGACCAGCACAAG ATGTCTCGGGAAGAATGGGAGCAAAGCATAACCAACTGGTGGCAAGAGCACCGCGGGATGCTTCGAGAGGACGCCATGATGGAGTATCTGAAGATCGCCCAAGACCTCGAGATGTACGGAGTCAACTACTTCGAGATCAGAAACAAGAAGAACACTGAGCTCTGGTTGGGAGTCGACGCTCTGGGGCTGAACATCTACGAGAAGGATGACAA ACTGACGCCCAAAATCGGTTTTCCCTGGTCCGAGATCCGCAACATCTCGTTCAACGACCGCAAATTCATAATCAAGCCCATCGACAAGAAGGCGCCCGACTTCGTCTTCTTCGCGCCTCGCGTTCGGGTCAACAAGCGCATTCTGGCGCTCTGTATGGGAAACCACGAGTTGTACATGCGCAGGCGCAAGCCCGACACGATTGACGTCCAGCAGATGAAGGCCCAAGCCAGGGAAGAGAAGCTAGCCAAGCAGGCTCagag GGAGAAGCTGCAATTAGAAATTGCGGCCCGTGAAAGAGCAGAGAAGAAGCAACAAGAGTATGAAGACAGACTTCGACAGATGCAGGAAGAGATGGAAAGATCACAG GCGAACCTGGTCGAGGCGCAGGAGATGATCCGGCGCCTGGAGGAGCAGCTGAAGCAGCTGCAGGCGGCGAAGGACGAACTGGAGAAGCGGCAGAACGAGCTGCACGCCATGATGCAGCGCCTCGAGGAGACCAAGAACATGGAGGCGGCCGAGCGCCAGAAGCTGGAGGACGAGATCCTCGCCAAGCAGATGGAGGTGTCGCGCATCCAGCAGGAGGTGGAGATCAAGGACACCGAGACGCGCAGGCTGCAGGAGGAGGTGGAGGAGGCCCGACGCAAGCAG GACGAAGCCGCGGCCATGCTGGCGGCGGCCATCACTCCCCAGCATCACCACGTGAACGAGGGCCGCCGGGGGGGCTCCGAGGGCGAAGCGGAAGGGGAAGGCGGCTCCGGAGACGGCTCCGACGGCGGCTCGGAGTCGGGAGTGGGAGAGCTCACCGGGGCACCCGACGACTTGGTGGACCCCCTGGCCGAGCGACGCACCCTGGCCGAGAAGAACGAGCGGCTTCACAGTCAGCTCAAG GCCCTGAAGCAGGACCTGGCCCAATCCCGGGACGAGACGAAAGAGACGGCGATGGACAAGATCCACCGCGAGAACGTGCGCCAGGGCAGGGACAAGTACAAGACGCTGCGGGAGATCCGAAAGGGCAACACCAAGCGCCGCGTCGACCAGTTCGAGAACATGTAG
- the LOC123716009 gene encoding moesin/ezrin/radixin homolog 1 isoform X2 yields the protein MVAGGKQMNVRVTTMDAELEFAIQQTTTGKQLFDQVVKTIGLREVWFFGLQYTDSKGDLTWIKLYKKVMQQDVKKENPLQFKFRAKFYPEDVADELIQEITLKLFYLQVKNAILSDEIYCPPETSVLLASYAVQARHGDHNPSMHGPGFLANDRLLPQRVTDQHKMSREEWEQSITNWWQEHRGMLREDAMMEYLKIAQDLEMYGVNYFEIRNKKNTELWLGVDALGLNIYEKDDKLTPKIGFPWSEIRNISFNDRKFIIKPIDKKAPDFVFFAPRVRVNKRILALCMGNHELYMRRRKPDTIDVQQMKAQAREEKLAKQAQREKLQLEIAARERAEKKQQEYEDRLRQMQEEMERSQANLVEAQEMIRRLEEQLKQLQAAKDELEKRQNELHAMMQRLEETKNMEAAERQKLEDEILAKQMEVSRIQQEVEIKDTETRRLQEEVEEARRKQDEAAAMLAAAITPQHHHVNEGRRGGSEGEAEGEGGSGDGSDGGSESGVGELTGAPDDLVDPLAERRTLAEKNERLHSQLKALKQDLAQSRDETKETAMDKIHRENVRQGRDKYKTLREIRKGNTKRRVDQFENM from the exons ATGGTCGCAGGCGGCAAACAG ATGAATGTCCGGGTGACGACGATGGACGCGGAACTGGAGTTCGCGATCCAGCAGACGACCACAGGCAAGCAGCTCTTCGATCAGGTGGTCAAGACCATCGGTCTGCGAGAGGTGTGGTTCTTTGGACTCCAGTACACCGACTCCAAGGGTGACCTTACATGGATCAAGCTATACAAGAAG GTGATGCAACAGGATGTGAAGAAGGAGAATCCGCTGCAGTTCAAATTCCGTGCTAAATTCTACCCTGAGGATGTCGCCGATGAGCTCATACAGGAGATCACGTTGAAGCTCTTCTATCTTCAG GTTAAGAATGCGATCCTTTCCGACGAAATATACTGTCCGCCTGAAACGTCCGTGTTATTGGCCTCATACGCAGTTCAAGCGAGACATGGAGACCACAACCCTTCCATGCATGGACCTGGCTTCCTTGCCAATGACCGCCTTCTGCCCCAGAGAGTCACCGACCAGCACAAG ATGTCTCGGGAAGAATGGGAGCAAAGCATAACCAACTGGTGGCAAGAGCACCGCGGGATGCTTCGAGAGGACGCCATGATGGAGTATCTGAAGATCGCCCAAGACCTCGAGATGTACGGAGTCAACTACTTCGAGATCAGAAACAAGAAGAACACTGAGCTCTGGTTGGGAGTCGACGCTCTGGGGCTGAACATCTACGAGAAGGATGACAA ACTGACGCCCAAAATCGGTTTTCCCTGGTCCGAGATCCGCAACATCTCGTTCAACGACCGCAAATTCATAATCAAGCCCATCGACAAGAAGGCGCCCGACTTCGTCTTCTTCGCGCCTCGCGTTCGGGTCAACAAGCGCATTCTGGCGCTCTGTATGGGAAACCACGAGTTGTACATGCGCAGGCGCAAGCCCGACACGATTGACGTCCAGCAGATGAAGGCCCAAGCCAGGGAAGAGAAGCTAGCCAAGCAGGCTCagag GGAGAAGCTGCAATTAGAAATTGCGGCCCGTGAAAGAGCAGAGAAGAAGCAACAAGAGTATGAAGACAGACTTCGACAGATGCAGGAAGAGATGGAAAGATCACAG GCGAACCTGGTCGAGGCGCAGGAGATGATCCGGCGCCTGGAGGAGCAGCTGAAGCAGCTGCAGGCGGCGAAGGACGAACTGGAGAAGCGGCAGAACGAGCTGCACGCCATGATGCAGCGCCTCGAGGAGACCAAGAACATGGAGGCGGCCGAGCGCCAGAAGCTGGAGGACGAGATCCTCGCCAAGCAGATGGAGGTGTCGCGCATCCAGCAGGAGGTGGAGATCAAGGACACCGAGACGCGCAGGCTGCAGGAGGAGGTGGAGGAGGCCCGACGCAAGCAG GACGAAGCCGCGGCCATGCTGGCGGCGGCCATCACTCCCCAGCATCACCACGTGAACGAGGGCCGCCGGGGGGGCTCCGAGGGCGAAGCGGAAGGGGAAGGCGGCTCCGGAGACGGCTCCGACGGCGGCTCGGAGTCGGGAGTGGGAGAGCTCACCGGGGCACCCGACGACTTGGTGGACCCCCTGGCCGAGCGACGCACCCTGGCCGAGAAGAACGAGCGGCTTCACAGTCAGCTCAAG GCCCTGAAGCAGGACCTGGCCCAATCCCGGGACGAGACGAAAGAGACGGCGATGGACAAGATCCACCGCGAGAACGTGCGCCAGGGCAGGGACAAGTACAAGACGCTGCGGGAGATCCGAAAGGGCAACACCAAGCGCCGCGTCGACCAGTTCGAGAACATGTAG
- the LOC123716009 gene encoding moesin/ezrin/radixin homolog 1 isoform X1 — protein MPKSILEYLNKAIGSNSDHLMNVRVTTMDAELEFAIQQTTTGKQLFDQVVKTIGLREVWFFGLQYTDSKGDLTWIKLYKKVMQQDVKKENPLQFKFRAKFYPEDVADELIQEITLKLFYLQVKNAILSDEIYCPPETSVLLASYAVQARHGDHNPSMHGPGFLANDRLLPQRVTDQHKMSREEWEQSITNWWQEHRGMLREDAMMEYLKIAQDLEMYGVNYFEIRNKKNTELWLGVDALGLNIYEKDDKLTPKIGFPWSEIRNISFNDRKFIIKPIDKKAPDFVFFAPRVRVNKRILALCMGNHELYMRRRKPDTIDVQQMKAQAREEKLAKQAQREKLQLEIAARERAEKKQQEYEDRLRQMQEEMERSQANLVEAQEMIRRLEEQLKQLQAAKDELEKRQNELHAMMQRLEETKNMEAAERQKLEDEILAKQMEVSRIQQEVEIKDTETRRLQEEVEEARRKQDEAAAMLAAAITPQHHHVNEGRRGGSEGEAEGEGGSGDGSDGGSESGVGELTGAPDDLVDPLAERRTLAEKNERLHSQLKALKQDLAQSRDETKETAMDKIHRENVRQGRDKYKTLREIRKGNTKRRVDQFENM, from the exons ATGAATGTCCGGGTGACGACGATGGACGCGGAACTGGAGTTCGCGATCCAGCAGACGACCACAGGCAAGCAGCTCTTCGATCAGGTGGTCAAGACCATCGGTCTGCGAGAGGTGTGGTTCTTTGGACTCCAGTACACCGACTCCAAGGGTGACCTTACATGGATCAAGCTATACAAGAAG GTGATGCAACAGGATGTGAAGAAGGAGAATCCGCTGCAGTTCAAATTCCGTGCTAAATTCTACCCTGAGGATGTCGCCGATGAGCTCATACAGGAGATCACGTTGAAGCTCTTCTATCTTCAG GTTAAGAATGCGATCCTTTCCGACGAAATATACTGTCCGCCTGAAACGTCCGTGTTATTGGCCTCATACGCAGTTCAAGCGAGACATGGAGACCACAACCCTTCCATGCATGGACCTGGCTTCCTTGCCAATGACCGCCTTCTGCCCCAGAGAGTCACCGACCAGCACAAG ATGTCTCGGGAAGAATGGGAGCAAAGCATAACCAACTGGTGGCAAGAGCACCGCGGGATGCTTCGAGAGGACGCCATGATGGAGTATCTGAAGATCGCCCAAGACCTCGAGATGTACGGAGTCAACTACTTCGAGATCAGAAACAAGAAGAACACTGAGCTCTGGTTGGGAGTCGACGCTCTGGGGCTGAACATCTACGAGAAGGATGACAA ACTGACGCCCAAAATCGGTTTTCCCTGGTCCGAGATCCGCAACATCTCGTTCAACGACCGCAAATTCATAATCAAGCCCATCGACAAGAAGGCGCCCGACTTCGTCTTCTTCGCGCCTCGCGTTCGGGTCAACAAGCGCATTCTGGCGCTCTGTATGGGAAACCACGAGTTGTACATGCGCAGGCGCAAGCCCGACACGATTGACGTCCAGCAGATGAAGGCCCAAGCCAGGGAAGAGAAGCTAGCCAAGCAGGCTCagag GGAGAAGCTGCAATTAGAAATTGCGGCCCGTGAAAGAGCAGAGAAGAAGCAACAAGAGTATGAAGACAGACTTCGACAGATGCAGGAAGAGATGGAAAGATCACAG GCGAACCTGGTCGAGGCGCAGGAGATGATCCGGCGCCTGGAGGAGCAGCTGAAGCAGCTGCAGGCGGCGAAGGACGAACTGGAGAAGCGGCAGAACGAGCTGCACGCCATGATGCAGCGCCTCGAGGAGACCAAGAACATGGAGGCGGCCGAGCGCCAGAAGCTGGAGGACGAGATCCTCGCCAAGCAGATGGAGGTGTCGCGCATCCAGCAGGAGGTGGAGATCAAGGACACCGAGACGCGCAGGCTGCAGGAGGAGGTGGAGGAGGCCCGACGCAAGCAG GACGAAGCCGCGGCCATGCTGGCGGCGGCCATCACTCCCCAGCATCACCACGTGAACGAGGGCCGCCGGGGGGGCTCCGAGGGCGAAGCGGAAGGGGAAGGCGGCTCCGGAGACGGCTCCGACGGCGGCTCGGAGTCGGGAGTGGGAGAGCTCACCGGGGCACCCGACGACTTGGTGGACCCCCTGGCCGAGCGACGCACCCTGGCCGAGAAGAACGAGCGGCTTCACAGTCAGCTCAAG GCCCTGAAGCAGGACCTGGCCCAATCCCGGGACGAGACGAAAGAGACGGCGATGGACAAGATCCACCGCGAGAACGTGCGCCAGGGCAGGGACAAGTACAAGACGCTGCGGGAGATCCGAAAGGGCAACACCAAGCGCCGCGTCGACCAGTTCGAGAACATGTAG